The Primulina huaijiensis isolate GDHJ02 chromosome 12, ASM1229523v2, whole genome shotgun sequence genome has a window encoding:
- the LOC140989365 gene encoding protein DCL, chloroplastic-like, whose amino-acid sequence MALIPFSNSPPIGAFRRKSISQNLIASPFLLSLPFNSPRLRISFTIKAGSAGGGAVRSGEETAAYGSDFLRKPAVSHSADEIPEKVGGKVGSGGGDTWVDWEDQILEDTVPLVGFVRMILHSGKYESGDRLSPEHEKIILERLLAYHPEYREKIGCGVDYITIGYHPNFEGSRCLFLVRKDGELVDFSYWKCLKGLIQTNFPLYADSFILRHFRKRRRN is encoded by the exons ATGGCTTTAATTCCCTTTTCGAATTCCCCACCAATCGGTGCCTTTCGAAGAAAATCCATCTCACAGAACCTAATTGCATCACCATTTTTGTTATCTCTTCCATTCAATAGTCCAAGATTGCGTATTAGTTTTACGATAAAGGCCGGGTCGGCCGGAGGTGGGGCGGTCCGGAGCGGTGAGGAGACGGCAGCATATGGGTCGGATTTTCTGAGGAAGCCTGCTGTGTCACACTCTGCTGATGAAATTCCGGAGAAAGTAGGTGGGAAAGTGGGTAGCGGAGGTGGTGATACCTGGGTGGATTGGGAGgaccagattttggaggataccGTGCCGCTGGTGGGCTTTGTGAGAATGATCCTGCATTCTGGAAA ATATGAAAGTGGAGATAGATTGAGTCCAGAACACGAGAAAATAATTCTTGAGAGGTTACTTGCATATCACCCTGAGTATAGAGAGAAGATTGGATGTGGAGTTGATTACATCAcg ATTGGGTACCATCCTAATTTTGAGGGCTCGAGATGTTTATTCCTAGTCCGTAAAGATGGAGAATTGGTGGATTTCTCCTATTGGAAATGCTTAAAGGGTTTGATCCAGACAAATTTTCCTCTATACGCTGACAGTTTTATTCTCAGGCATTTTAGAAAGCGCAGACGTAACTGA